The following coding sequences lie in one Rutidosis leptorrhynchoides isolate AG116_Rl617_1_P2 chromosome 6, CSIRO_AGI_Rlap_v1, whole genome shotgun sequence genomic window:
- the LOC139851443 gene encoding G-type lectin S-receptor-like serine/threonine-protein kinase At1g34300 isoform X2: MVKFLDDMEREKPIRFTSQQLRIATENFSILLGRGGFGTVYKGIFSNGTTVAVKVLNGSSDKRIEEQFMAEVSTMGRTHHFNLVRLYGFCFESSLRALVYEFMINGSLDNHLFKANKDAMIGFQKLKEIAVGTARGIAYLHEECPQRIVHYDIKPGNILLDSNFCAKVADFGLAKLFNRDNTHITMTGGRGTPGYAAPELWMPLPVSHKCDVYSFGMLLFEIVGRRRNMDVTLGDSQKWFPIWVWDRYEKKQMKVLMIVCGVEEKDEEDAERMVKLALCCVQYRPESRPVMSIVVKMLEGALEVPEPSNPFYHLISGVNDVNDSVARMAYYGGGSDWSTSEAVTTCSVVRGTPLMRKYEITMASE, from the coding sequence ATGGTCAAGTTCTTGGATGACATGGAACGAGAGAAGCCCATTCGGTTCACGTCACAACAGCTAAGAATCGCAACAGAAAACTTTAGCATCTTATTGGGTAGAGGCGGATTTGGTACGGTTTACAAGGGAATCTTTAGTAACGGGACAACTGTAGCTGTGAAAGTCCTTAATGGGAGCTCAGACAAGAGAATTGAAGAACAGTTTATGGCGGAAGTAAGTACTATGGGAAGAACCCATCACTTTAATCTTGTTAGACTTTACGGGTTTTGCTTTGAATCGAGTTTAAGAGCTCTTGTTTACGAGTTTATGATCAATGGTTCTTTAGATAACCACTTGTTTAAAGCCAACAAAGATGCTATGATTGGATTTCAAAAGCTGAAAGAAATTGCGGTGGGAACAGCAAGAGGTATCGCGTACTTGCACGAAGAATGTCCTCAAAGAATAGTTCATTATGATATCAAACCAGGAAACATACTTTTGGATTCAAATTTTTGTGCTAAAGTAGCAGATTTTGGTTTGGCTAAACTTTTCAACAGGGATAACACTCATATAACGATGACAGGTGGACGAGGTACACCGGGTTATGCTGCACCCGAGCTCTGGATGCCTCTTCCAGTTTCACACAAATGTGATGTTTATAGTTTTGGGATGCTACTTTTTGAGATCGTTGGGAGAAGGAGGAATATGGACGTGACACTTGGTGATAGTCAAAAGTGGTTCCCGATATGGGTGTGGGATAGGTACGAAAAGAAACAAATGAAAGTTTTGATGATAGTTTGTGGAGTTGAGGAAAAGGATGAAGAAGATGCGGAGAGGATGGTTAAGTTAGCTCTTTGTTGCGTTCAATATAGGCCTGAAAGTAGGCCAGTAATGAGTATCGTTGTGAAAATGTTGGAAGGTGCGTTAGAGGTGCCGGAGCCATCGAATCCTTTCTATCATCTGATTTCGGGAGTTAACGACGTTAATGATTCTGTGGCTAGAATGGCGTATTATGGTGGTGGTTCGGATTGGTCTACGTCTGAAGCGGTTACCACTTGTAGTGTAGTCAGAGGGACGCCTCTCATGAGGAAATACGAAATCACAATGGCCTCCGAATAA
- the LOC139851443 gene encoding G-type lectin S-receptor-like serine/threonine-protein kinase At1g34300 isoform X1 → MSGNGAAAAIYVVVFIIAVVVKIVIVVYVCNKRSNIQVDPLVTDSRFIPLTMVKFLDDMEREKPIRFTSQQLRIATENFSILLGRGGFGTVYKGIFSNGTTVAVKVLNGSSDKRIEEQFMAEVSTMGRTHHFNLVRLYGFCFESSLRALVYEFMINGSLDNHLFKANKDAMIGFQKLKEIAVGTARGIAYLHEECPQRIVHYDIKPGNILLDSNFCAKVADFGLAKLFNRDNTHITMTGGRGTPGYAAPELWMPLPVSHKCDVYSFGMLLFEIVGRRRNMDVTLGDSQKWFPIWVWDRYEKKQMKVLMIVCGVEEKDEEDAERMVKLALCCVQYRPESRPVMSIVVKMLEGALEVPEPSNPFYHLISGVNDVNDSVARMAYYGGGSDWSTSEAVTTCSVVRGTPLMRKYEITMASE, encoded by the exons ATGTCAGGCAATGGTGCTGCTGCTGCTATCTATGTTGTCGTTTTCATTATAG CCGTTGTTGTAAAGATAGTCATCGTTGTATATGTATGCAATAAAAGGTCTAATATACAAGTTGACCCATTGGTTACTGATTCACGTTTTATTCCGCTAACCATGGTCAAGTTCTTGGATGACATGGAACGAGAGAAGCCCATTCGGTTCACGTCACAACAGCTAAGAATCGCAACAGAAAACTTTAGCATCTTATTGGGTAGAGGCGGATTTGGTACGGTTTACAAGGGAATCTTTAGTAACGGGACAACTGTAGCTGTGAAAGTCCTTAATGGGAGCTCAGACAAGAGAATTGAAGAACAGTTTATGGCGGAAGTAAGTACTATGGGAAGAACCCATCACTTTAATCTTGTTAGACTTTACGGGTTTTGCTTTGAATCGAGTTTAAGAGCTCTTGTTTACGAGTTTATGATCAATGGTTCTTTAGATAACCACTTGTTTAAAGCCAACAAAGATGCTATGATTGGATTTCAAAAGCTGAAAGAAATTGCGGTGGGAACAGCAAGAGGTATCGCGTACTTGCACGAAGAATGTCCTCAAAGAATAGTTCATTATGATATCAAACCAGGAAACATACTTTTGGATTCAAATTTTTGTGCTAAAGTAGCAGATTTTGGTTTGGCTAAACTTTTCAACAGGGATAACACTCATATAACGATGACAGGTGGACGAGGTACACCGGGTTATGCTGCACCCGAGCTCTGGATGCCTCTTCCAGTTTCACACAAATGTGATGTTTATAGTTTTGGGATGCTACTTTTTGAGATCGTTGGGAGAAGGAGGAATATGGACGTGACACTTGGTGATAGTCAAAAGTGGTTCCCGATATGGGTGTGGGATAGGTACGAAAAGAAACAAATGAAAGTTTTGATGATAGTTTGTGGAGTTGAGGAAAAGGATGAAGAAGATGCGGAGAGGATGGTTAAGTTAGCTCTTTGTTGCGTTCAATATAGGCCTGAAAGTAGGCCAGTAATGAGTATCGTTGTGAAAATGTTGGAAGGTGCGTTAGAGGTGCCGGAGCCATCGAATCCTTTCTATCATCTGATTTCGGGAGTTAACGACGTTAATGATTCTGTGGCTAGAATGGCGTATTATGGTGGTGGTTCGGATTGGTCTACGTCTGAAGCGGTTACCACTTGTAGTGTAGTCAGAGGGACGCCTCTCATGAGGAAATACGAAATCACAATGGCCTCCGAATAA